The Christiangramia flava JLT2011 genome has a segment encoding these proteins:
- a CDS encoding response regulator transcription factor: MKILIAEDEKALQTSIKTFLEKDAHVCETASDYEEALYRISLYDYDMVLLDINLLNGSGLDVLKQLKKSRSEAGVIIISANNSLDNKLEGLDLGADDYITKPFHLAELNSRIKAVLRRGKFGGNEELQFQEITIQTRSKTVLVEKRPIELTRKEYDLLVFFITNEGRVLSKEIIAEHLWGDQSDMLDNFDFIYVHINNLRKKLGRASHYIQTAYGSGYIFKSA, translated from the coding sequence ATGAAAATACTGATTGCCGAAGACGAAAAAGCCCTGCAAACTTCCATCAAAACCTTCCTGGAAAAAGATGCCCATGTTTGCGAAACAGCTTCAGATTACGAAGAAGCGCTTTATCGCATCTCGCTTTACGATTATGATATGGTGTTGCTGGACATCAATTTACTGAATGGTTCCGGGCTGGATGTCCTGAAACAATTGAAAAAATCCAGGAGCGAAGCAGGTGTCATCATCATTTCTGCCAACAATTCCCTGGACAATAAGCTGGAAGGTCTGGACCTGGGAGCCGATGATTATATCACCAAACCTTTTCATCTGGCCGAACTCAATTCCCGGATCAAAGCGGTGCTTCGCCGGGGCAAATTCGGCGGTAACGAGGAACTGCAATTTCAGGAAATCACCATCCAAACCAGGTCTAAAACAGTGCTCGTAGAGAAGCGGCCCATCGAATTAACACGTAAAGAGTACGATCTTCTGGTCTTCTTTATCACCAACGAAGGGCGTGTGCTTTCCAAAGAGATCATTGCCGAACACCTTTGGGGCGACCAGAGCGATATGCTGGATAATTTTGATTTTATCTATGTGCATATCAACAACCTTCGGAAGAAACTCGGCAGGGCATCCCATTATATCCAGACAGCCTACGGTTCGGGTTATATCTTTAAATCTGCCTGA
- a CDS encoding phosphatase PAP2 family protein, protein MNNDFKNYIFILIFSLFLSFQGHAQFIKQESPGIKTAGDVLLFAVPASTLATTLILKDREGSWQFTKGFILNQVVTFGLKVALNKPRPHHNGDNAFPSGHTSTTFQSAAFIHERYGFKYSIPAYALAGFTAFSRINAQKHDGYDILAGAVVGIGSSLIFTSPYEREHMELTFSSNEHAALLGFTYKF, encoded by the coding sequence ATGAATAACGATTTTAAAAACTATATTTTTATACTAATTTTCAGCCTGTTCCTGTCATTCCAGGGACACGCTCAATTCATCAAACAGGAAAGTCCCGGTATCAAGACCGCGGGTGACGTGCTCTTATTTGCAGTGCCTGCCTCCACGCTGGCGACCACGCTCATCTTAAAAGACCGGGAAGGTAGCTGGCAGTTCACCAAAGGTTTTATCCTGAATCAGGTCGTGACTTTTGGACTCAAAGTGGCTCTCAATAAACCCAGACCGCATCACAACGGGGATAACGCTTTCCCTTCCGGCCATACTTCCACCACTTTTCAAAGTGCCGCATTTATACATGAACGCTACGGCTTCAAATACAGCATTCCCGCTTATGCGCTGGCCGGTTTTACCGCTTTTAGTCGCATTAATGCCCAGAAACATGACGGTTACGATATCCTGGCCGGGGCAGTGGTGGGGATCGGGAGTTCGCTTATTTTCACAAGTCCGTATGAACGGGAACACATGGAATTGACCTTTTCCAGCAATGAGCACGCAGCTTTACTGGGTTTCACCTATAAATTTTAA
- a CDS encoding DedA family protein, giving the protein MNSILDFFLHLDSHLFTMIIDYGVWIYAILFAFIFIETGLVVMPFLPGDSLLFAAGTFCAGVVNDAGQTAELNLYIVLISLAVAAILGDSLNYYLGKTVGLKVLAWKVFGRTLVSEKHIDKTRSFYAKHGPKTIILARYVPVVRTFAPFVAGIGEMHFGKFIRYNVIGRISWVLLLVLVGYFFGNLDFVKNNFELVILGIVILSITPMIIEFIKSKTRKKE; this is encoded by the coding sequence GTGAACAGTATTTTAGATTTTTTCCTCCACCTGGATAGTCATCTTTTCACCATGATCATTGATTATGGCGTCTGGATCTATGCCATTCTTTTCGCGTTCATTTTCATCGAAACCGGCCTGGTCGTCATGCCGTTTTTACCGGGAGATTCCCTGTTATTTGCTGCCGGGACATTTTGCGCGGGCGTGGTGAACGATGCCGGGCAAACGGCTGAACTCAATCTTTATATTGTACTCATCAGTCTAGCTGTGGCCGCCATCCTGGGCGACAGTCTGAATTATTACCTCGGAAAGACCGTGGGACTGAAAGTACTGGCCTGGAAAGTTTTTGGAAGAACCCTAGTAAGTGAAAAGCACATTGATAAAACACGGAGTTTCTATGCGAAACACGGCCCAAAAACCATCATTCTTGCACGCTACGTGCCGGTAGTTCGCACCTTTGCGCCATTTGTAGCCGGAATTGGGGAAATGCACTTCGGAAAATTCATTCGCTATAATGTAATTGGCAGGATCTCCTGGGTTTTGCTGCTGGTACTGGTTGGCTATTTCTTCGGAAACCTGGATTTCGTAAAAAACAATTTTGAACTGGTGATCCTGGGAATCGTGATCCTTTCGATCACCCCGATGATCATCGAATTCATCAAATCCAAAACCCGGAAAAAGGAATAA
- a CDS encoding sensor histidine kinase: MKNKRSITLLQKTSKAFILISVLLILFSTPVLYFFISKLMEQEVEEELYSRSYRLEHYATENGQLIELPPVFEIVKTPRLRPEILKDTLIYDPSQDETELFRELSTFRTINGEIYRITVRSMVVETQEIVVITLVYFLISLALVFVIQFYFSRAWNRRIWKPFFRNLEAMQHFSLQAARPVELVDSNIVEFSELKTEIETLTSRVIYDYNNLKEFTENISHELQTALAIMQAKLENFLNESAISDQQFEELSNLQRHIRRLANLNKKLVLLATLDQRQKNDYQEISLNDLLEEMVINFREISPVEIELEKKKNLTLFSDPELIQSLIGNLLSNAIKHTEGDGPIRITIDHDRLEISNPGDAELEDAERIFRRFYRKNERSKPGSGLGLAIVQKICEVLQYNVTYHFAENRHFFRIIFN, encoded by the coding sequence TTGAAGAACAAAAGATCCATAACGCTCCTTCAAAAAACCTCCAAGGCCTTTATCCTCATCAGTGTGCTGCTGATTCTTTTCAGCACGCCGGTGCTCTATTTCTTTATCAGTAAACTGATGGAACAGGAAGTGGAAGAAGAGCTGTACTCGCGAAGTTACAGGCTGGAACATTATGCGACTGAAAACGGGCAATTAATAGAACTGCCGCCGGTTTTTGAGATCGTGAAAACGCCGCGTCTTCGTCCTGAGATTTTAAAAGACACGCTCATCTATGATCCGTCGCAGGATGAAACGGAACTTTTCCGCGAATTGAGCACTTTTAGAACCATCAACGGGGAGATTTACCGCATTACCGTGCGATCCATGGTCGTAGAAACCCAGGAGATCGTGGTGATCACGCTGGTATATTTTCTTATCAGTCTCGCCCTGGTATTCGTGATCCAGTTCTATTTCAGCAGGGCCTGGAATCGCAGGATCTGGAAACCTTTTTTCCGAAACCTGGAAGCCATGCAGCATTTTTCCCTGCAGGCGGCCCGCCCGGTTGAACTGGTAGACAGCAATATTGTGGAATTTTCAGAATTAAAGACCGAGATCGAGACGCTTACCTCGCGGGTGATCTACGACTATAACAACCTGAAGGAGTTTACTGAAAATATTTCGCACGAACTTCAAACGGCACTGGCGATCATGCAGGCCAAACTGGAAAATTTCCTGAACGAATCTGCGATTAGCGACCAGCAATTCGAAGAACTTTCCAATTTGCAGCGCCATATTCGCAGGCTGGCCAATCTCAATAAAAAACTGGTGTTACTGGCAACGCTCGATCAACGCCAGAAAAATGATTATCAGGAAATCTCTTTGAATGATTTGCTCGAGGAGATGGTCATCAACTTCCGGGAGATCAGTCCTGTTGAGATCGAACTGGAAAAAAAAAAAAACCTGACCCTCTTTTCAGATCCGGAGCTTATTCAGTCTTTGATCGGAAATCTGCTCAGCAATGCCATCAAGCATACCGAAGGTGATGGACCTATTAGAATAACGATCGACCATGACAGGCTGGAGATCAGTAATCCTGGCGATGCCGAGCTGGAAGATGCCGAGCGAATCTTCAGGCGTTTTTACCGAAAAAACGAGCGTTCCAAACCCGGTAGCGGACTAGGCCTGGCGATCGTTCAGAAAATCTGCGAAGTCCTGCAATATAATGTCACCTATCATTTTGCCGAAAACAGGCATTTTTTCAGGATCATTTTTAATTAA
- a CDS encoding MbnP family protein, with the protein MKKYILNSLMAILTISSISCSTDSEEQLSGHNDLVIEFDNGFNGNDLLLNTSGYESINQEQLKISRLNYIVSNFKLTTASGTVFTYPKNDSYFIINKETGHTEVVLKEVPAGEYASISFGIGVDQEKYLQGAEGQGDFLSLAEANEMMWAWQAGYKFLNYEGSFTTATTAEAQNFKVHMGSHGSSLDNYRALSLALPSSALVSSELKPVIHLAVDASKILNGQYQLSLEEKSVIMVDENKSPQIAENLTGMFRVDHVHNGASGTH; encoded by the coding sequence ATGAAAAAATATATTCTGAACAGCCTGATGGCCATTCTTACCATCAGCAGTATTTCCTGTTCCACAGATTCTGAAGAACAGCTTAGTGGCCATAATGACCTGGTCATCGAATTCGATAATGGTTTCAACGGCAACGATCTGCTGCTGAACACCTCCGGCTATGAAAGCATCAATCAGGAACAACTGAAGATCAGCCGACTCAATTACATCGTCAGTAATTTCAAATTAACCACCGCTTCAGGAACGGTTTTTACTTATCCTAAAAACGATTCCTATTTCATAATCAACAAGGAAACCGGCCATACCGAGGTGGTTTTGAAGGAGGTACCGGCAGGTGAATATGCCAGTATCAGTTTTGGAATTGGTGTAGACCAGGAAAAATACCTGCAGGGTGCGGAAGGCCAGGGAGATTTTCTCAGCCTGGCGGAAGCGAATGAAATGATGTGGGCCTGGCAGGCCGGCTATAAATTTCTGAACTACGAAGGAAGTTTTACAACCGCCACTACTGCTGAAGCTCAGAACTTCAAGGTCCATATGGGAAGCCACGGCAGCAGCCTGGACAACTACCGTGCACTCAGCTTGGCATTGCCTTCCAGCGCGTTGGTGAGCAGCGAGCTGAAACCGGTGATCCACCTTGCTGTAGACGCCTCTAAAATTCTGAATGGGCAGTACCAGTTAAGTCTGGAAGAGAAATCGGTCATCATGGTCGATGAAAACAAAAGCCCCCAGATCGCTGAAAATCTTACCGGGATGTTCCGCGTAGATCATGTTCATAACGGTGCCAGCGGCACCCATTAA
- a CDS encoding glycoside hydrolase family 2 TIM barrel-domain containing protein, whose product MNKLYKQYFLLLFCALLLNHFQVAAQRESRELQKGWKFAKGPHPEAVDSEFDDSSWQDVRIPHDWAISEDFIKDGNGSTGKLPWKAEGWYRKKLEINEAYKNKRIYLVFDGVMAFPEVYINGKLAGKWDYGYNSFYLDITDFLNFSEENLLAVHADTREHDSRWYPGGGLYRKVTMLVTDPVHVDIWGTYVTTPIINADTATVRISNHILNTSKMGDSVRLKQVILDPSGEQVSAEKMTRFLAAGEAAYFETSAKVLKPQLWDLDAPNLYSTLSQVYVNGQLRDEKKTSFGIRNIEFTANDGFHLNGRRVQLKGVNLHHGQGPLGAAFYPRAAERQLEIMQSLGVNAIRNSHNVAAPELLELCDKMGILFFDEIFDKYDAKADIVDTTDFEDFAHRNIRNFIRRDRNHPSVFMWSVGNEIGDVQWNINNGFRRLHTMLNYVNKYDPTRPTTLVNDQLRSAELRHFDLYDVHSWNYGRRYRIARKLQPNKAVVISESASTVSTRGFYEFPLPEKKTDFTKSLQVSSYDLNAPEWAEISDDDFMWQQQEPYVAGEFVWTGFDYLGEPTPYTNKEVEELGFDAEAASRSSYFGIVDLVGIPKDRYYLYKSYWKPEEQTIHILPHWNWEGREGEKTPVFVYTNGDCAELFVNGKSYGKQCKKPESTVSTERFRLMWNDVVYEPGEVKAVAYKDGKQIGEKILKTAGKATNFSLTADRKIIQANGKDLSYVLVEAFDKKGNPAPLANDVLQIEVTGEGHLAGAGNGNPQSFEAFQNDTVNLFYGKAVIILGSDFEKGTLKLRVKSANLGTETISIKAE is encoded by the coding sequence ATGAACAAGCTCTATAAACAATACTTTTTACTTCTTTTTTGCGCGCTTCTGCTGAATCATTTTCAGGTAGCGGCGCAGCGTGAATCCAGGGAACTTCAGAAAGGCTGGAAATTTGCCAAAGGACCACACCCCGAAGCCGTAGACTCTGAATTTGACGACAGTTCCTGGCAGGATGTTCGAATTCCTCATGACTGGGCTATTTCCGAAGATTTCATCAAGGACGGAAATGGCAGCACCGGCAAATTGCCCTGGAAAGCTGAAGGATGGTACCGAAAAAAACTGGAAATTAACGAAGCTTATAAAAACAAGAGAATTTACCTGGTTTTTGATGGCGTCATGGCCTTTCCGGAAGTTTACATAAACGGAAAACTAGCCGGAAAATGGGATTACGGATATAATTCCTTTTACCTCGACATTACCGACTTTCTGAATTTTTCCGAAGAAAACCTGCTGGCGGTTCATGCCGATACCCGCGAGCACGACAGCCGCTGGTACCCGGGTGGCGGCCTCTATCGCAAAGTGACCATGCTTGTCACAGACCCTGTTCATGTAGATATTTGGGGAACCTATGTGACCACTCCCATTATCAACGCTGATACCGCCACGGTACGCATCAGCAATCATATTCTGAATACTTCCAAAATGGGCGATTCTGTTCGCCTGAAACAGGTGATCTTAGACCCTTCGGGCGAGCAGGTTTCCGCAGAAAAAATGACCAGGTTTCTTGCAGCCGGTGAAGCTGCTTATTTTGAAACCAGCGCGAAAGTTCTGAAACCTCAGCTTTGGGATCTCGACGCTCCCAATCTCTATAGCACGCTCAGCCAGGTTTATGTAAACGGGCAACTTCGGGACGAAAAAAAGACCAGTTTTGGGATTCGAAACATTGAATTCACAGCCAACGATGGTTTTCATCTGAACGGCCGCCGGGTACAGCTGAAAGGCGTGAATCTCCACCACGGTCAGGGTCCCTTAGGAGCTGCATTTTATCCCCGTGCGGCGGAAAGGCAGCTGGAGATCATGCAGTCGCTGGGCGTGAATGCCATCCGTAACAGCCATAATGTTGCCGCGCCAGAATTGCTGGAGCTCTGCGATAAGATGGGAATCCTCTTTTTTGACGAGATATTTGATAAATATGATGCCAAGGCTGATATCGTAGACACCACCGATTTTGAGGATTTTGCGCATCGAAATATTCGGAATTTTATTCGCCGCGATCGCAACCACCCTTCGGTTTTCATGTGGAGCGTGGGCAACGAGATCGGTGATGTGCAGTGGAATATCAATAATGGCTTCCGAAGGCTTCACACCATGCTGAACTATGTGAACAAATATGATCCTACCCGCCCCACCACTTTGGTGAATGACCAGTTGCGAAGCGCAGAATTAAGACATTTTGACCTGTATGATGTGCACAGCTGGAATTACGGAAGGCGCTATCGAATTGCCAGAAAACTGCAACCGAATAAAGCTGTGGTCATCAGTGAATCGGCTTCCACAGTAAGCACGCGCGGCTTTTATGAATTTCCGCTGCCAGAGAAAAAGACTGATTTTACCAAATCGCTTCAGGTCAGTTCGTATGATCTCAATGCCCCGGAATGGGCCGAAATCTCAGATGATGATTTCATGTGGCAGCAGCAGGAACCGTATGTAGCTGGCGAATTCGTCTGGACTGGTTTTGATTATCTCGGCGAACCAACGCCCTACACCAATAAAGAAGTCGAAGAGCTGGGCTTTGATGCGGAAGCCGCTTCCAGGAGTTCCTATTTCGGGATTGTGGATCTGGTGGGAATTCCGAAAGACCGGTACTATTTATATAAAAGTTACTGGAAGCCAGAAGAGCAGACAATCCATATTTTGCCGCACTGGAACTGGGAAGGCCGGGAAGGCGAGAAAACTCCAGTTTTTGTATATACCAACGGCGATTGCGCTGAACTTTTCGTAAACGGAAAATCGTACGGGAAACAATGCAAAAAACCCGAATCAACGGTTTCTACTGAACGTTTCCGACTCATGTGGAACGACGTGGTCTATGAACCCGGAGAAGTAAAGGCCGTAGCTTACAAAGACGGTAAGCAAATTGGCGAAAAAATACTGAAAACAGCCGGAAAAGCAACCAATTTCAGCTTAACTGCAGATCGAAAGATCATCCAAGCAAACGGGAAAGACCTGTCTTATGTGCTGGTGGAAGCATTCGATAAAAAAGGAAATCCCGCTCCCCTGGCCAATGATGTTTTGCAGATCGAGGTCACGGGTGAAGGCCATCTGGCAGGCGCTGGAAATGGAAATCCGCAGTCGTTTGAAGCGTTTCAGAACGATACGGTGAATTTATTCTACGGAAAAGCCGTCATCATCCTGGGTTCTGATTTTGAAAAAGGCACACTGAAATTACGTGTGAAAAGTGCCAACCTGGGCACCGAGACCATCAGTATCAAAGCAGAATAG
- a CDS encoding PepSY-like domain-containing protein, with protein MKKWTQAGVFFLMFLLIACGKNSEVDSQVQEAFSKRFPDAQKVTWGKENSEEWEAEFEQNQQEFSANFNTDGKWLETEAAIPMEQLPQKISEAVKSDFSEAQIRKIFRIEQPNEFFYELELQQDNREIEVLYKESGELLEQKTVQQIEEYHQEGDD; from the coding sequence ATGAAAAAGTGGACACAGGCTGGAGTTTTTTTCCTGATGTTCTTGCTGATCGCCTGCGGAAAAAATTCCGAAGTAGACAGCCAGGTACAGGAAGCTTTCAGCAAAAGGTTTCCGGATGCACAGAAAGTGACCTGGGGAAAAGAAAACTCAGAAGAATGGGAAGCGGAATTTGAGCAAAATCAACAGGAGTTTTCCGCGAATTTCAATACCGACGGAAAATGGCTCGAAACTGAAGCTGCAATCCCAATGGAGCAGCTGCCGCAAAAGATTTCCGAAGCGGTGAAAAGCGATTTCTCCGAAGCTCAGATCCGTAAAATCTTCAGAATAGAACAACCTAACGAATTTTTTTATGAACTGGAGTTGCAGCAGGACAATCGGGAAATAGAAGTACTGTACAAGGAATCCGGGGAATTGCTGGAACAAAAAACCGTCCAGCAAATAGAAGAATATCATCAGGAAGGAGACGATTAA
- a CDS encoding glycoside hydrolase family 53 protein, which translates to MFRDLIGPMLKTGLLCLLFSACSSGTTSEDLPETNDDSPVSETPEETPAETPEETNFYYGADLSYVNEMEDCGATYYNADAQAEDSYQIFADAGANLVRVRLWHSPEWTSYSNFQDVKKSISRAKAANMQVLLDFHYSDTWADPSRQEIPAAWAAVKDNTPVLGDSLYNYTYQTLKKLKEADLLPNIVQVGNEINGMILQQGELEWPIDWDRNAYLLNKGIQAVRDIASQNESNIEIMLHIAQPENGLWWFEQATANGVTNFDWIGLSYYPIWSDYNLENVSSALQTLISTYDKKLMVVETAYPFTLENADSANNILGEDALVDGFPATQQGQLDYLNKLQEVIENAGGSGLVYWEPAWVSTSCSTQWAQGSHWDNATLFDHQNKATLGMQFYNASK; encoded by the coding sequence ATGTTCAGAGATCTTATTGGCCCTATGCTGAAAACCGGGCTGCTTTGCCTGTTATTTTCGGCCTGTTCTTCAGGAACCACTTCGGAAGACCTTCCGGAGACTAATGACGATTCCCCGGTTAGCGAAACTCCGGAAGAAACACCTGCTGAAACTCCAGAAGAAACCAACTTCTATTATGGTGCCGATCTTTCTTACGTGAATGAAATGGAAGATTGTGGCGCGACCTATTACAACGCTGATGCGCAAGCTGAAGATTCTTACCAGATTTTTGCTGATGCCGGTGCCAACCTCGTTCGTGTTCGCCTCTGGCATTCTCCAGAATGGACCAGTTATTCCAATTTTCAGGATGTTAAAAAAAGTATTAGTCGGGCTAAAGCGGCTAACATGCAGGTCTTGCTGGACTTTCATTATTCTGATACCTGGGCAGATCCTTCCAGACAGGAAATCCCTGCAGCCTGGGCGGCAGTGAAAGACAATACGCCGGTTCTGGGAGACTCACTCTACAACTACACCTATCAGACGCTCAAAAAATTAAAAGAGGCCGATCTTTTGCCTAATATCGTGCAGGTGGGAAACGAGATCAATGGGATGATCCTGCAGCAGGGCGAACTGGAGTGGCCTATAGACTGGGACCGCAACGCATATTTGCTCAATAAAGGTATCCAGGCAGTTAGAGATATTGCTTCACAAAACGAATCAAATATCGAAATCATGCTGCATATCGCGCAGCCAGAAAACGGACTCTGGTGGTTCGAGCAGGCGACAGCAAACGGCGTGACCAATTTCGACTGGATCGGCCTTTCCTACTACCCCATCTGGTCTGACTACAACCTGGAGAATGTCTCCTCAGCGCTTCAAACGCTGATCAGTACCTACGACAAAAAACTGATGGTCGTGGAAACCGCTTATCCTTTCACTCTTGAAAATGCCGATTCGGCCAACAACATTCTCGGGGAAGACGCGCTGGTTGATGGTTTCCCGGCGACACAACAGGGCCAGCTGGATTACCTGAATAAATTACAGGAAGTGATCGAGAATGCCGGTGGCAGTGGCCTGGTTTACTGGGAACCGGCCTGGGTTTCTACCAGTTGCAGCACGCAGTGGGCTCAGGGTTCTCACTGGGATAACGCCACGCTTTTTGACCACCAGAACAAGGCGACTCTGGGAATGCAATTTTACAATGCTTCAAAATAG